One genomic segment of Ictalurus punctatus breed USDA103 chromosome 4, Coco_2.0, whole genome shotgun sequence includes these proteins:
- the slc38a8a gene encoding putative sodium-coupled neutral amino acid transporter 8a codes for MEAQTGGNTGFSDKPSMNTDSGRLGFCGAVFIMLKSALGAGLLNFPWAFSRAGGVHSAVTVEMFSLIFLVSGLVILGYSSSISGQSTYQAVVGHLCGPAIGKLCELCFVFNVFMICVAFLVILADQLKKLSLSIYELITGSTGNEMPHHWYTDQRFMLFLVCLFAILPLSIPKEIWIQKYTSALGTVAATYLTVAIVVRYYTRAVPEGHLSPLYNSGMGFWASIFSVIPTICFGFQCHECCVAIYSSLENKKLSNWVIISLLSMFICLVVYTLTGIYGYLTFGRNVAADVLMSYSGDDVLMIIARLLFGVSIITIYPIALLLGRLVIQVPFLRHRVTESYETCIRVALTAVWIIITLLIALFVPDISKVISIIGGISAFFIFVFPGLCLIFAMQSQPMSARLRWILIAWGMITVLCGTFIFGQSTFFSIMQVFHKL; via the exons ATGGAGGCACAGACGGGGGGAAACACAGGCTTTTCAGACAAGCCGAGCATGAACACGGATAGCGGGAGGCTGGGCTTCTGCGGCGCCGTGTTCATCATGCTGAAGTCCGCTCTGGGTGCAGGACTGCTCAACTTCCCCTGGGCTTTCTCCCGAGCTGGGGGAGTTCACTCTGCAGTCACAGTGGAGATG TTTTCTCTCATATTCCTCGTTAGTGGACTGGTAATCCTGGGCTACTCATCCTCCATCAGTGGCCAGAGCACATACCAGGCTGTGGTGGGGCACCTCTGTGGGCCTGCTATAGGCAAACTGTGTGAACTTTGCTTCGTCTTCAATGTCTTCATGATCTGCGTGGCTTTTCTGGTTATATTGGCAGACCagcttaaaaaat TGAGTCTTTCCATATATGAGCTaatcacaggttccactgggaATGAGATGCCTCATCATTGGTACACAGATCAGAGGTTTATGCTTTTCCTCGTGTGTCTCTTTGCCATCCTTCCTCTTTCAATTCCTAAAGAGATTTGGATACAGAAGTATACCAG CGCATTAGGCACTGTAGCTGCCACCTATTTGACTGTAGCCATTGTTGTAAGATATTACACAAGAGCAGTCCCCGAGGGCCACCTGTCTCCTTTATACAACAGTGG GATGGGCTTTTGGGCTTCCATATTCAGTGTCATCCCCACAATCTGCTTTGGATTTCAG TGTCATGAGTGCTGCGTTGCCATCTACAGCAGTTTGGAGAATAAGAAGCTCTCCAACTGGGTCATAATCTCATTATTGTCTATGTTCATCTGCCTTGTTGTCTACACCCTAACTG GTATCTATGGGTATCTCACCTTTGGGAGGAATGTTGCTGCTGATGTTCTGATGTCATACAGTGGAGATGATGTCCTTATGATCATTGCAAGGTTACTCTTTGGGGTCTCCATTATCACCATCTACCCCATTGCTCTTTTACTTGgaag ATTGGTGATTCAGGTTCCATTTCTGCGGCACAGAGTGACTGAGTCTTATGAGACCTGCATCAGAGTTGCCTTGACTGCAGTGTGGATCATCATCACTCTCCTCATTGCTCTGTTTGTTCCAGACATCAGCAAAGTCATCAGCATTATTGGTGGCATTAGTGCATTCTTCATCTTTGTCTTCCCAG GGCTTTGTTTAATATTTGCTATGCAATCTCAGCCAATGTCAGCAAGACTAAG gtGGATTTTAATTGCTTGGGGAATGATCACAGTTTTATGTGGCACATTCATTTTTGGGCAGAGTACTTTCTTTTCCATTATGCAGGTCTTTCATAAGCTATGA